TTTCTACACAGTTTTTTCTAATGTGAAAATTTTTCCAATAATATGTTAAAATAACATTGTCATACAACAAGGGGGATTTGTTTTATGGAAAATGGATATCTTGCTAAAGTAGATGTAACGAAAAGAATTGAATCGAAATCTAAGTACAATAAGAAATTAGAAAAATATCAAAGGCGCTTATTAGCATTGCAGCAAATTGTAAAAGAAGAAAAAATTGCAGTTATGCTCGTTATGGAAGGCTGGGATGCGGCTGGAAAAGGCGGTGCGATTAAGCGAGTGACGGAACACCTTGATCCGCGCGGGTTTCAAGTAAATCCAATTGGAGCACCAGCACCTCATGAAAAACGGTATCATTACTTGCAACGTTTCTGGCGGAAACTACCTCAGTACGGGCAAATTACTATTTTTGATCGCTCATGGTACGGCCGTGTGTTAGTTGAGCGCGTTGAAGGTTTTGCTACAAAGGAAGAGTGGACGAGAGCGTATGATGAGATTAATGATTTTGAAAAACTATTAACAGATGATTATTATATAATTGGGAAGTTCTTCTATCATATTAGTAAAGATGAACAGTTAAAGAGGTTTAAGGATAGAGAGAACAATCCTTTGAAAAGATGGAAAATTACAGATGAAGATTGGCGTAACCGTGAAAAATGGGACGAGTATGTTGAAGCAATGGAAGACATGTTTGAAAAAACAAATAAATCAAATGCAAAATGGGAAATTATCGCAAGTAACGATAAATTATACGCTCGATTGAAAACGTTGAAAGTGATTATTTCATTAATTGAGGATTACCTTGTAGAACATAATATAGAATTACCTTCTTATTATTATGAAATAAAAGAGGGAAAGACAGAAAGCTTTGAAACGAATCAAGATGAAGTTGTAAAATAGTACAAAGTTTGTATATGAAATATAAAGTAGAGTTACCCTGTAATTTTAGATAACAAAATTACAGGGTATTTTTATTTAGAAACATTTTACAATTAACAAAAAAAGGTATATAATCAATAATCATATTAATGTTGTTAATATGATTATTGATTATATACTATGTGGGGGTCTTATTTTGAAGGGAAGAGATGTTGTTTTAGGTTTGTTAATGGGAAAAGAAATGTCTGGTTATGATATTAAAATTGTGTTTGAAGACGTATTTACTCACTTTTTTGATGGGAGTTTTGGAATGATTTATCCAACGTTACGTCAGTTGGAAAAAGAGGGGAAAATAAAAAAAGAAGTTGTTATGCAAGAAGGGAAACCAAATAAGAAAATGTACTTTATTACAGATGAAGGGCGTGAAGAGTTTTATCAATACATGCAAACAGATGTAGAGAAAGATGTTTTACGTTCAGATTTTTTAATGAGGATGTATTTCGGTAATTATAGCAATGATAAGGCAATTAAAAAATGGATTGAAGATGAAATTGAAAAGAAAGAAGCATACATTACGGATCTTCGCTTGAAATATGAAAAGTGGAGAAACGGTATTACTTTTGTCGAGGAAATTTCACTCGATGTAGGTATTGCATCTTATAGTGCTCAAGTAGAGACATTGAAAAGAAAACTAGAACAACTAGAAGTAAAAGAACACAATAAAATGGAAGAATGAGAAACACGTTCATAATAAATAAAGGGGTAGATGAACATGCAGCAATCAAAGGGGATTAAGATTGTCTTTTTAATGTGCTTAGGTATATTTCTTTGTATGATTGATACGACAATTATGAATATAGCTTTACCAGCGATACAAACGAGTGTAAATACTTCATTGGAAAAGATGTCTTGGGTATTAAATGTTTATACAATGACAATAGCAGTACTCGCTATCCCGCTAGGGCGGATAGCTGATATTTTTGGGAAAGCAAAGATGTATATTCTTGGTTTGATTATTTTTGGCGGCGGGTCAGTACTTTGTGCTTTTGCTAATATAGGCGATTTTCTTATCTTTTCTCGCTTTATACAAAGTGTAGGGGCAGCGATTTTATTTCCAACTAGTATGATAATTGGTGTATCTGCAATGCCGTTAGCTAAGAGGCATGTTGCACTTGCAATTTTAGGCGTAACACAAGGATTGTCAGCTGCGATGGGACCAGTAATAGGTGGAATTATTACGCAAAATTTCGGTTGGAGATGGGTGTTCTTCGTTAATGTTCCAATTTGTATTCTTGGAATCATTTTATGCTGCTTTATGCTACAAATAAAAAATGAAGAACGTATTATCTCAAAAATAGATTGGATAGGATTGCTATTAAGTAGCACAGCAATTTTTTCTTTTACTCTCATATTAGTAAAAGGCAATACATGGGGATGGCAAAGTAATATAGCTTTGTTTTGTTATGCAATTAGCACTATTTCTCTTATTCTATTTGTTTTAGTAGAACGAAAGATTCATAATCCGATGGTGAATTTAAATTTATTTAAAGATCGAATGTTTGTCGGAGCATCTATAGTTGTCATATTAAGTAATTTATTTTTAATTGGAGTTACTGTATTGCTTCCGACGTTCTTGACGAAAATACAAGGCCGAACGGAAATTGAGGCAGCTTTTTTAGTGACACCTATTTCAGCAATGATATTTTTTGTCTCACCAGCTGCAGCAACTTTAATTAAAAAACTCGGAAAAGTAACTATTATTTTGTCAGGCTTTCTTGTTATGGGCTTATCTTATTATTGGTTGCAAATGATTGATGTTAATTCAACAAATATAGAAATTATTATTCCATGTGTGATATTAGGTGTTGGGTATGGTTTAGTAGTAGGTCCAATTACAGTTTTAAGTGCTTCTTCGTTTGAAGGGGAGTTATTAACTGCTTCTCAAAGTGTTGTATCAATGTTGCGGCAAGTAGGTATTGTTTTAGCGGTCGCCATATTTGTATCTAACTTAACTCATAATTTAACTATAAATAAAGAGAATGTATATCGTTATGCAGAAGAAAAAGTTCGTAATATTCATGTGAGTAGTGCCGAGCAAGTTGAGATATTACAAGTAACAAAAGAAAAAATAGAGAATCAAAGTATAGAAACAAATGTCGAAAAGCATCAAAATGAAACATTTGTAGGGTTCAATAAAGAGAAAAAAGATGAACAAATTCACCAAAAAGTGGCTGAGGTATTAAGAGAAGTTCCAGTAGAATTTAGAGATGTAAAAAGAGAAGAAGTAATGAGTCAAGTGACAAATGAAGTTGAAAAACAAGAGGAAAGTATAAAGAAAGAAATACGCGCATTTTCGAATGATGTAAATCATTATGCTAAGAATCAGATGGCTATGAGTTTTACAGATTTATATAAAGCGAGTGTGCCAATTATTTTAGTTTTTGCTTTAGTGAGTTTGTTATTTTGGGAAGGAAAGGCTTTGAGTAAAAAGAGAGGGGAAAGAGTTGTAGGGGGAGTGTAAGGGAAATAATTTAAAGGTGAGTTATACTCAAATGATGGAATGCTAGCTGTGAAAAAATTAGTATAATTATTATGGGAACTCTTCGGTAATGAGTGAAACGTAAACCATGGGGTTCTTTACATGTATAAATAAATTTCAGCATTATAAATTTGGGGATTTTGCTGTTCTATAGTACATTAACAAGGGGGATTAGTTTTATAG
This Bacillus paramycoides DNA region includes the following protein-coding sequences:
- a CDS encoding polyphosphate kinase 2 family protein, with the translated sequence MENGYLAKVDVTKRIESKSKYNKKLEKYQRRLLALQQIVKEEKIAVMLVMEGWDAAGKGGAIKRVTEHLDPRGFQVNPIGAPAPHEKRYHYLQRFWRKLPQYGQITIFDRSWYGRVLVERVEGFATKEEWTRAYDEINDFEKLLTDDYYIIGKFFYHISKDEQLKRFKDRENNPLKRWKITDEDWRNREKWDEYVEAMEDMFEKTNKSNAKWEIIASNDKLYARLKTLKVIISLIEDYLVEHNIELPSYYYEIKEGKTESFETNQDEVVK
- a CDS encoding PadR family transcriptional regulator, whose product is MKGRDVVLGLLMGKEMSGYDIKIVFEDVFTHFFDGSFGMIYPTLRQLEKEGKIKKEVVMQEGKPNKKMYFITDEGREEFYQYMQTDVEKDVLRSDFLMRMYFGNYSNDKAIKKWIEDEIEKKEAYITDLRLKYEKWRNGITFVEEISLDVGIASYSAQVETLKRKLEQLEVKEHNKMEE
- a CDS encoding MFS transporter, with amino-acid sequence MQQSKGIKIVFLMCLGIFLCMIDTTIMNIALPAIQTSVNTSLEKMSWVLNVYTMTIAVLAIPLGRIADIFGKAKMYILGLIIFGGGSVLCAFANIGDFLIFSRFIQSVGAAILFPTSMIIGVSAMPLAKRHVALAILGVTQGLSAAMGPVIGGIITQNFGWRWVFFVNVPICILGIILCCFMLQIKNEERIISKIDWIGLLLSSTAIFSFTLILVKGNTWGWQSNIALFCYAISTISLILFVLVERKIHNPMVNLNLFKDRMFVGASIVVILSNLFLIGVTVLLPTFLTKIQGRTEIEAAFLVTPISAMIFFVSPAAATLIKKLGKVTIILSGFLVMGLSYYWLQMIDVNSTNIEIIIPCVILGVGYGLVVGPITVLSASSFEGELLTASQSVVSMLRQVGIVLAVAIFVSNLTHNLTINKENVYRYAEEKVRNIHVSSAEQVEILQVTKEKIENQSIETNVEKHQNETFVGFNKEKKDEQIHQKVAEVLREVPVEFRDVKREEVMSQVTNEVEKQEESIKKEIRAFSNDVNHYAKNQMAMSFTDLYKASVPIILVFALVSLLFWEGKALSKKRGERVVGGV